Proteins from one Diprion similis isolate iyDipSimi1 chromosome 3, iyDipSimi1.1, whole genome shotgun sequence genomic window:
- the LOC124404706 gene encoding THAP domain-containing protein 11-like, translating to MVCCVFGCTNSHTTSACEFYKFPKHKHKEDQKKLWIAAVQRNHPDGSNWILKPSHVICSQHFIGNRKSDSVLSPSYVPTVFSLKHRNKIDEKQALSRHARFMKRRMADQSNELNVEKPRRQLKQQKERINGYENGNQQNEIINYGENSAFDRSVIVGKENVDQECQVEIENTEPVFYYHSVDYT from the exons ATGGTTTGCTGTGTCTTTGGCTGTACAAATTCGCACACAACCAGCGCTtgtgaattttacaaatttcctAAACATAAGCACAAAGAAGATCAAAAGAAACTGTGGATTGCTGCTGTACAGCGGAACCA cccCGATGGATCAAACTGGATATTAAAACCAAGTCATGTTATCTGCAGCCAGCATTTTATTGGAAATAGGAAGTCAGATTCTGTTTTAAGCCCTAGCTATGTTCCTACTgtattttctttgaaacatCGCaacaaaattgatgaaaaacaagctTTAAGCAG acATGCTCGTTTTATGAAACGCAGAATGGCTGATCAATCAAATGAATTGAATGTGGAAAAACCTCGCAGACAATTAAAGCAACAAAAAGAACGTATCAATGGTTATGAAAATGGAAAtcaacaaaatgaaattatcaattatgGAGAAAATAGTGCATTTGATCGAAGTGTTATtgtaggaaaagaaaatgtggACCAAGAATGTCAA GTCGAGATCGAAAACACTGAGCCTGTATTCTACTACCACTCCGTTGACTATACATAG